The genome window GTGTATGCCATGGCCAGCTGGGTTGGCGCACTGCGCGGCGCCTCGGATCCACTGCGTCCGCTGGCCTTTGCAGGGCAAAGTGCCCTGACCGGCACGACAAACTCCAGCGATGGCTGGACTACCCTTGAACAACCCTCAGCCCTCGCCGCAGCCCTGCAGGATGCGAAAGCTGCCGGGCAACCGGTGCTGGTGGATTTCTATGCCGACTGGTGCATCAGCTGCAAGGTGATCGAGCGCGAGGTTCTGCCTGCCGAAAGCGTTCGCCGCCAGCTTGCGCACTTCCGCCTGATCCGCTTCGATATGACCGAAAGCAACCCGGAGCAGCGCGCCCTGCTCGACAGCTACAAGCTGTTTGGCCCCCCCGCCATCCTGCTGTTTTCCGGCGCGGGACAGGAGTGGAGCGACTTGCGCGTGGTTGGCGAAACAACTGCGGCCGAGCTGGCCACACAGTTGACGGCCGCCCTTGAGCGGCAAAAGCAATAAAATAAGCAAATGAGGCAATAAAGCCGGCATCTTGCAGGCTTTGGCAGACAACTGGACAGCGCCTGGCACTTTCCTGCATAGTTTTAAGTATGCCTATCTAACAAGGAAAACCGGCATGGCCACCCTACTGGTGCTGCACGGCCCGAACCTGAACCTGCTGGGTTCCCGCGAACCTGCGGTTTACGGTGCCACCACACTTGAAGAAATCAACCTCGATCTGGAGCGCCGCGCCCGCGAGGCTGGTCATCACCTGCTTTATCTGCAAAGCAATGCCGAATACGAATTGATCGAACGGGTGCATGCCGCCCGCAGCGAGGGTGTCGATTTCATCCTGATCAATCCGGCGGCTTTTACCCACACCAGCGTGGCATTGCGTGACGCGCTGCTGGCGGTGAGCATCCCATTCATCGAAGTTCACCTGTCCAACGTACACAAACGGGAACCATTCCGGCAGCACTCCTACTTCTCGGATGTAGCAGTGGGCGTGATCTGCGGCCTCGGTTCCTGCGGTTATCGCTTGGCACTGGAAGCTGCACTGGAACAAATTGCCGCCAGAAATGGCTGATAACTGACTATCTTGGCCTCAACAAATCGGGAGTCGAAGCAAACATGGATATTCGCAAAGTCAAAAAACTGATCGAGCTGCTGGAAGAATCCGGTATTGACGAGCTGGAAATTCGCGAAGGCGAGGAATCCGTGCGTATCAGCCGGCATGCCAAACAGGCACCTGTCAGCCAGCCGGTGTATGCCGCTGCGCCGGCGCCGGTTGCCGCCGCCCCGGCGCCCGCCGCTGCGGCTCCGGCTAGTGCTGCTGCCGCACCGCAACTGAATGGCCATGTGGTGCGCTCACCCATGGTCGGCACCTTCTATCGCGCCTCTTCACCAACCGCGGCCGACTTTGCCGTCATCGGCCAGACCGTGAAGAAGGGCGACATTCTGTGCATTGTTGAAGCCATGAAGATGATGAACCACATCGAGGCAGAAGCCAGCGGTGTGATCGAGTCCATCCTCGCGGAGAACGGTCAGCCGGTAGAGTTCGACCAGCCATTGTTCACCATCGTTTGAAACGCACGGAGCCTGTGATGCTGAATAAAGTCCTTATCGCCAATCGCGGCGAGATTGCTCTACGCATCCTGCGTGCCTGCAAGGAACTGGGTATCAAGACCGTGGCCGTGCATTCGACGGCCGACAAGGACCTGATGCACCTGAGCCTGGCAGACGAGTCCGTGTGCATCGGCCCGGCACCGGGCGCGCTGTCCTACCTGAATATTCCCGCCATCATTTCCGCCGCGGAAGTTACCGGTGCCAACGGCATTCACCCGGGTTACGGCTTCCTGGCGGAAAATGCCGACTTCGCCGAACAGGTGGAAAACTCCGGCTTTGCCTTCATTGGCCCGAACGCCGAAACCATCCGCCTGATGGGCGACAAGGTTTGTGCAAAAGAGGCCATGATCAAGGCCGGCGTGCCGACCGTCCCCGGTTCGGACGGGCCGCTGCCGGAAGACGAAGAAACGGCCCTGGCGCTTGGCCGCAAGGTGGGCTACCCGGTGATCATCAAGGCCGCTGCCGGTGGTGGTGGCCGCGGCATGCGCGTGGTGTACAAGGAAGAGGACCTGATCAGCTCGGCGAAACTGACCCGCACCGAAGCCGAAGCCGCCTTCGGCAATGGTATGGTCTATCTGGAAAAATTCCTGATGAACCCGCGCCACGTCGAGGTACAGGTGCTCTCCGATGGCCAGGGTCATGCGGTCCACCTGGGTGATCGTGACTGCTCACTGCAACGCCGCCACCAGAAAGTTCTGGAAGAAGCACCCGCGCCGTTCATTGACCCGAAATCCCGCGAAGAAGTCCTCAAGCGCTGCGTCGATGCCTGTATCGATATCAACTACCGCGGCGCCGGAACCTTCGAGTTCCTCTATGAAGATGGCAATTTCTACTTCATCGAAATGAATACCCGGGTACAGGTTGAACACCCGGTAACGGAAATGGTCACCGGTATCGACATCGTCAAGGAAATGCTCAGCATCGCCTCCGGCAATCCGCTGTCGTTCACCCAGGATGACGTGGTAATCCGCGGTCATGCCCTGGAATGCCGGATCAATGCCGAAGACCCGAAGACCTTCATGCCCTGTCCGGGCAAGGTCACCCACTTCCATGCCCCCGGCGGCAACGGCGTCCGCGTCGATTCGCACCTGTACAGCGGCTATACCGTGCCCCCCAATTACGATTCGCTGATCGGCAAGCTGATTACCTACGGCAAGGATCGTGAGGAGGCGCTGGCGCGCATGCGCAATGCCCTTGAGGAAGTGGTGGTGGATGGCATCAAGACCAATATTCCGCTGCACCGTGATCTGGTGGTAGATGCCGGCTTCTGCAAAGGCGGCATCAATATCCATTATCTGGAAAAGAAACTGGGCATGGACAAGCACTGAGTACTGCCCGCCACCCCCCAAAGGGCTGCCATAGGCTCTTTACAGCACAAAATTGTACTAAAACTCTGTGAGTGAGTGAGTGAGAGGCCTTCAGGCCAATTTGCTTTTTAGTACATGTACCATTTAGGTTTACTACTCCCAGTTGGCTCAAGCCGCTGGGAGTTTTCTTTTTCAGGCAATCAGCTGCGAAATTGCATGGATTCGACCACCCATTTGCATTCGACTTGACCAGTGCGAGGCCAGGTGGCAACCGGTAGAAAGTGCCAGAAGCGATCTTCGAGCGTTTAGATAGTCGGAGGCAATTCAATGGCGGCGTTCAGGACTTGGCCAAGCTGCGGACTTTTTACTTCTGCTTGTTGCATCGAATCCGAATAAGCCATAATCTGAGAACGGTTTCGGAAGCCCCTGCCTCCCCCATCGCACGCAAGTGCACGGTAAATAGCTTCCCAACTTCCGCTGCTGCGGGGGTGCGAAAAAGTCATGCAAGGCCCTAAATCAACTCGATCTAGTGTCTGTAACAGGGGGAACCAGATGCACATGGATCGTTAGTCTGGTGCCTCGTATGTCTACTCTCTCCGCTTCCCAAGTAAAACTGCTTTCGCAGATTCTTCACACTACCTCCAAATCTCTTGGTCGCCCAAGCAAGCTCGCGTCTCAGCGGGAAATGCTCAGCCATCTGCTTGGCTTTAACGATTGGAATGGGGCGTGTGCCCTGTTGCCCGACCACATTTCAGATACCACACATGTAGCAATTTCCTTGCTTGATGTGCCCCAACAAACCCCCAAGACAATCATGTGCACTGGCAATGATGCGCCATGGCGACTGCCTGAGGAGGTGCGTAATTATCTGATCAAGCAGTCCTTAAATTCGTCAGGCTTTACGGTGTCCAGTTGCTCAAGGCCAGACCTAGTCGGGGTTGCGAAACCTAGGAGCCAGGAATATGTGGTCGCCAGATCCATTGAGGATGTCACAACGTACAGGGAGGGGCTGGACCCAAACGAACCCGATTACAGAGGCCGCGATCACACCCCCATCGTGATGACATTTGCCAACGCGCAGGGCCGCTCCGCTTTCACACTCACAGTCTGGTTGATCAGTCTGCATCCAAGAACCAACACGGCAACGAACTTCACTGGCGCGGTGTCTATGCCCCTGTACAACACGCTCATCGAATCAATCACCGGCCACTTACCAGAGCTTCGCCAGGGCTATTGCCTAGTAGGCAGTAGGGATGAAATTAACCCCTACGCGATCGTCAGGTGTGATGAGAGGGGGAGCGAGCTCGAACTAGTCAAAAGCCTCCCCCACTTGCCTAATGAAGAACTCTGGGCGCACCTGAAGCAGTACAACAGCGCCCTAGGTCTATCCCTTCTGGACGTAGCAGACATCACCGCGACATGTTCTTACAGGGACAGTGAAGACATTGGGGAGACTTGGTAACAGTCGTCGATACTATTGGCCAGTTCCTGACTGATGCAATTGACGGGAACCGGCCAAAAACTGTCCCTAACTACTCGCCCAAAAGCACAGCTTTGAATTACTGATGGCTGCTAAAACTTAGCCCTTTACACTTGATCAGGCCAATCGAAGTATTTAGATGCTACCTCCAAATTGCATGATGCCGCTTATGATATTAGTAGTGATAAATTTGGCCGCCTGCTCTTTAGGTTACGCCAATAAAACTGGGGAGTGCGTAAGAGATGGATGTCTTGGTTAGCAAGGCGATGAGTTCGATTGCCTCTGCTCTGTTCGAGCCGATATTAAAATTTGTTTGGGGTAGAGCGTATACGCAGCACCTTTGGAAGGATTGCTTCAAGGTCGCGGCTAAAAGCTCCGATTTCGATCAAGACCTTGCAGTCCACCTAGCATCCGCCCCTGCACTTGAACGACTTATGATTAATACATTTAAGGCTGATCGTTCAGTTCCGTCGGCATCAGATTTTGCTATAGCAATCCTGTTCGAGTTGCTTGATAGAGGAGAAAACTCAAACAGCCA of Pseudomonas pohangensis contains these proteins:
- the accB gene encoding acetyl-CoA carboxylase biotin carboxyl carrier protein, which gives rise to MDIRKVKKLIELLEESGIDELEIREGEESVRISRHAKQAPVSQPVYAAAPAPVAAAPAPAAAAPASAAAAPQLNGHVVRSPMVGTFYRASSPTAADFAVIGQTVKKGDILCIVEAMKMMNHIEAEASGVIESILAENGQPVEFDQPLFTIV
- the accC gene encoding acetyl-CoA carboxylase biotin carboxylase subunit, translating into MLNKVLIANRGEIALRILRACKELGIKTVAVHSTADKDLMHLSLADESVCIGPAPGALSYLNIPAIISAAEVTGANGIHPGYGFLAENADFAEQVENSGFAFIGPNAETIRLMGDKVCAKEAMIKAGVPTVPGSDGPLPEDEETALALGRKVGYPVIIKAAAGGGGRGMRVVYKEEDLISSAKLTRTEAEAAFGNGMVYLEKFLMNPRHVEVQVLSDGQGHAVHLGDRDCSLQRRHQKVLEEAPAPFIDPKSREEVLKRCVDACIDINYRGAGTFEFLYEDGNFYFIEMNTRVQVEHPVTEMVTGIDIVKEMLSIASGNPLSFTQDDVVIRGHALECRINAEDPKTFMPCPGKVTHFHAPGGNGVRVDSHLYSGYTVPPNYDSLIGKLITYGKDREEALARMRNALEEVVVDGIKTNIPLHRDLVVDAGFCKGGINIHYLEKKLGMDKH
- the aroQ gene encoding type II 3-dehydroquinate dehydratase, which encodes MATLLVLHGPNLNLLGSREPAVYGATTLEEINLDLERRAREAGHHLLYLQSNAEYELIERVHAARSEGVDFILINPAAFTHTSVALRDALLAVSIPFIEVHLSNVHKREPFRQHSYFSDVAVGVICGLGSCGYRLALEAALEQIAARNG